The following are encoded together in the Capsulimonas corticalis genome:
- a CDS encoding alpha/beta fold hydrolase: protein MNLIPAAVALATVIAASVAAPSEAAAPAPSAKPTIVLVHGAFADATGWQHVIPLLEDDGYTVIAVQNSLFSLSEDIITTKRVLEAQTGPVVVVGHSYGGAVISGAAGGEANVKALVYIAAFAPDANEAVGAFFEKYPTALGASVHTDTAGFGYIDRAKYHAIFCADVSDVEARVMAAAQKPILMASFGASSPSAAWRTIPSWYMVAQGDLSIHPDLERFYAKRMGAHTTEIKASHCAFISHPKEIAAFIEQAAAAVTK from the coding sequence ATGAACCTCATTCCCGCCGCGGTCGCTCTTGCGACTGTCATCGCCGCAAGCGTCGCCGCCCCTTCCGAGGCGGCTGCGCCCGCGCCGTCCGCTAAGCCGACGATCGTGCTTGTCCACGGAGCCTTCGCCGACGCCACCGGATGGCAGCATGTCATCCCGCTGCTGGAGGACGATGGTTACACCGTCATCGCTGTCCAGAACTCACTGTTCTCTCTGTCGGAGGATATCATTACCACGAAGCGTGTCCTTGAGGCGCAGACTGGCCCCGTCGTCGTCGTCGGACACTCCTACGGCGGCGCGGTCATCTCCGGCGCCGCGGGAGGGGAAGCAAACGTCAAGGCCCTGGTTTATATCGCCGCGTTCGCTCCTGACGCGAACGAGGCGGTCGGCGCCTTCTTTGAAAAGTATCCCACGGCGCTCGGCGCGTCAGTCCACACCGACACAGCCGGCTTCGGCTATATCGATCGAGCAAAGTACCACGCCATCTTCTGTGCGGATGTCTCGGATGTCGAAGCGCGCGTGATGGCCGCCGCTCAAAAGCCCATCTTGATGGCGTCCTTCGGCGCTTCCTCCCCCAGCGCGGCGTGGCGAACAATCCCGTCCTGGTACATGGTGGCCCAGGGAGACCTGTCGATCCACCCGGACCTGGAGCGCTTTTACGCCAAGCGCATGGGCGCGCATACGACGGAAATCAAGGCCAGCCACTGCGCCTTCATCTCCCATCCGAAAGAGATCGCGGCGTTTATCGAGCAGGCGGCGGCAGCCGTCACAAAATGA
- a CDS encoding nucleotidyltransferase family protein — translation MVHEESASDAAILQILKWAAGAPGDFDAVRSVDEDALLLLIASHNLYSRFFRRVQKERPRWASRVLNIRAFTLNRFARHRIQQQIASLGEIVKSVPAVAGPVIPIKGLSIYALTGGDDNIRVSGDIDLFSKDPESLWEAMTRLGYATEEKRDKGSHVAVMYRGDVQVEIHRSFPVWSYPPGLAGADMRPEAHPGLWIQPFSDLRETSIHYQEIADESCPGVAPGTQDLTAPNPMMSALLLCVHAFRHYVEGQALESPIVRLGELADIHDLARHPQFDERRFHRLVNRFSAHDAVNFVQSLARQYLGAVPFRTPNPAGALSSDESPHETTSAPMLLSNWSGWTAPRTPDELLQRLNPKDVFDRLEPNRVAADGSWYIAASCHPKESGETQMLSRILVQSPARDQIPARLRAFWELDALRFEIEILRALPPGYRYQVLLYYPYKFQGSRPAGFEIPYSNVKWTEIGAHDLGNPAINTGAAHLSFEWSEMPAAFRPDRQVPIMTLVMKIRDGHESNVCFREDALLMLPLHVIPDKSY, via the coding sequence TTGGTTCACGAAGAAAGCGCGAGCGACGCCGCGATTCTGCAAATCCTCAAATGGGCCGCCGGCGCGCCCGGAGATTTTGACGCTGTGCGGAGCGTGGACGAGGATGCGCTGCTCCTTCTCATCGCCTCGCATAACCTGTACTCCCGGTTTTTCCGGCGAGTCCAGAAGGAACGGCCTCGGTGGGCGTCCCGCGTGCTAAATATCCGGGCCTTTACTCTGAATCGATTCGCCCGGCACAGGATTCAGCAGCAGATCGCGTCGTTGGGAGAGATCGTGAAATCTGTCCCCGCAGTCGCGGGACCGGTCATTCCTATCAAAGGCTTATCCATTTACGCTCTCACTGGAGGGGATGATAATATCCGGGTGAGCGGCGATATTGATCTCTTTTCCAAAGACCCGGAGAGCCTCTGGGAAGCGATGACGAGGCTGGGATATGCGACCGAAGAAAAGCGAGATAAGGGCTCCCATGTCGCGGTCATGTATCGCGGGGATGTGCAGGTGGAGATCCATCGGAGCTTCCCGGTCTGGAGTTATCCGCCGGGGCTGGCCGGCGCCGATATGCGGCCCGAGGCTCATCCGGGCCTCTGGATACAGCCGTTTTCCGATCTTCGAGAGACGTCGATCCACTACCAGGAGATCGCAGACGAGTCCTGCCCTGGCGTTGCTCCTGGGACGCAGGATCTGACCGCGCCAAACCCGATGATGTCGGCCTTGCTGCTGTGCGTCCACGCCTTCCGTCATTATGTCGAAGGGCAAGCGCTGGAATCTCCAATCGTCCGGCTCGGAGAACTGGCCGATATCCACGATCTCGCGCGCCATCCGCAGTTCGATGAGAGGCGTTTCCATAGGCTTGTCAACCGCTTCTCCGCCCACGATGCGGTTAACTTTGTCCAGAGCCTTGCACGCCAATATTTGGGAGCCGTCCCATTCAGAACTCCGAATCCCGCAGGCGCGCTGAGTTCTGACGAGTCGCCTCATGAAACAACAAGCGCTCCAATGCTGCTGTCGAACTGGTCTGGCTGGACGGCGCCGCGAACGCCGGACGAGCTGCTACAGCGCCTCAATCCCAAAGACGTCTTCGATCGCTTGGAGCCGAATCGCGTAGCGGCGGACGGCAGCTGGTATATCGCCGCGTCCTGCCATCCAAAGGAATCCGGCGAAACGCAAATGCTGTCCCGGATCCTCGTACAGAGCCCTGCCCGAGATCAGATTCCCGCTCGGCTGCGCGCGTTCTGGGAACTCGACGCTCTGCGCTTTGAGATCGAAATCCTCCGGGCGCTTCCGCCCGGTTATCGCTATCAAGTGCTGCTTTACTATCCATACAAGTTCCAGGGATCGCGTCCAGCCGGCTTCGAAATCCCTTACAGCAACGTCAAATGGACGGAGATTGGCGCGCACGACCTCGGGAATCCCGCCATAAACACCGGCGCGGCGCATCTCTCATTTGAATGGTCCGAGATGCCCGCCGCCTTCCGCCCCGATCGACAAGTTCCGATCATGACGCTGGTCATGAAGATCCGAGACGGTCATGAAAGCAATGTCTGCTTCCGAGAAGACGCCCTGCTCATGCTGCCCTTGCACGTAATTCCCGATAAGTCTTACTGA
- a CDS encoding HEAT repeat domain-containing protein, with translation MNKQLSLAILSVSAGLIFAGGLRAGAATSTDRGVTKSLEAISLGVSSSHKLSTQDFASIYHGLKTKHFSASDALAGLSAWVAAKNLTLTQKRQASELCIAMLAKSYPGDPSNDLKPLVITVLGSMGYQRAIPSLVPLLKAPEDTTRLAAQAALTDLGYPAPPIQSLLY, from the coding sequence GTGAATAAGCAGCTTTCTCTCGCAATATTATCAGTGAGCGCCGGGTTGATATTCGCCGGCGGTTTGCGCGCTGGCGCCGCCACATCGACGGATCGCGGCGTCACAAAGTCCTTGGAGGCGATCTCCCTCGGCGTTTCCAGCTCCCACAAGCTCAGCACGCAGGATTTTGCGAGTATCTATCACGGTCTGAAGACAAAGCATTTTTCCGCGTCCGATGCGCTGGCGGGATTGAGCGCATGGGTCGCGGCGAAGAACTTAACCCTGACACAAAAGCGCCAGGCAAGCGAACTTTGTATCGCCATGCTCGCAAAATCCTATCCAGGCGACCCCAGCAATGACCTGAAGCCGCTTGTCATCACTGTCCTGGGATCCATGGGTTATCAGCGAGCGATTCCCTCTCTCGTTCCTCTCCTCAAGGCGCCGGAAGACACCACCCGACTGGCCGCGCAAGCTGCGCTGACGGATCTGGGATATCCAGCGCCGCCGATTCAGAGTCTTCTTTATTAG